One Silene latifolia isolate original U9 population chromosome 4, ASM4854445v1, whole genome shotgun sequence DNA segment encodes these proteins:
- the LOC141652456 gene encoding vacuolar protein sorting-associated protein 51 homolog — MAATEEVPLDDKAKRMRDLLSSFYSTDHTNSSNYGVVSSKYATLDTINSPSFDADHYMNLLVQKSNMETLLQRHVEMAAEIKNLDTDLQMLVYENYNKFISATDTIKRMNNNIVGMEANMEQLLDKILSVQSRSDGVNTSLFEKREHIEKMHRTRNLLRKVQFIYDLPERLAKCIKSEAYADAVKFYTGAMPIFKAYGDSSFQDCKKASEEAVGIIIEKLQGKLFSDVESIQTRAEAVMLLQQLDFPVDNLKEQLFEKLEQSLGDLQLDFDEKASNLAKSDEFGKQESPDQIPAAHELSTREYVEAVRAYRVIFPDSEQRLIKISHDLVTRHFETIQKRIRIHISSADLLHKLRLIWEDVLLMDEVLPEARVADVCLEATNHAVKQYIASAFSHLLQDIADSLIKVQSGQKEVMKEDHPLQAVLEASKKAMIQGSMGVLLEFRQLLDDNLALLVRLKDLVIVWVQEGFQDFFRTLHNQFLIISGKTDSASQQLAFPDSTQGDKTVAGLVLVLSQLSVFIEQNAIPRITEEIATSFSDGGARGSDSGPAFVPAEICRIFRSAGEKFLHLYIKMKTERVSVLLKKRFTTPNWVKHKEPREVHMFVDLFFQELEGALSEVKQILPQGTSRKHRRADSNGSTASSRSNPLRDDRLLTRSNTQKARSQLLETHLAKLFNQKMEIFTKVDSTQDSVLTTIVKLCLKSLQEFVRLQTFNRSGFQQIQLDVQFLRNSVKDKVEDEAAVDFLLDEVIVAAAERCLDPIPLESPVLDRLVQAKLEKTKEQSSPSS, encoded by the exons ATGGCGGCAACGGAAGAAGTACCGTTAGATGATAAGGCAAAGAGAATGAGAGATCTATTATCGAGCTTTTACTCGACGGATCACACTAATTCAAGTAATTACGGCGTCGTTTCATCGAAATATGCTACTTTGGATACTATCAATTCTCCTTCTTTTGATGCTGATCACTACATGAATCTTCTG GTACAAAAGTCCAACATGGAGACGTTACTGCAACGGCATGTTGAAATGGCAGCTGAGATAAAGAATCTTGACACGGACTTGCAAATGCTAGTGTATGAGAATTACAATAAGTTTATTAGTGCCACAGATACAATCAAGAG GATGAATAACAATATCGTGGGCATGGAAGCAAATATGGAACAACTACTTGACAAG ATTCTGTCTGTCCAGTCTAGGAGTGACGGGGTCAATACATCACTTTTTGAGAAAAGAGAGCATATAGAAAAAATGCATCGTACTCGAAATCTTCTACGCAAAGTCCAG TTCATTTATGATTTACCGGAAAGGCTTGCAAAGTGCATAAAATCAGAAGCTTATGCAGATGCTGTCAAGTTTTATACTGGAGCCATGCCCATATTCAAG GCATATGGAGATTCATCATTCCAAGATTGCAAGAAAGCTTCTGAAGAGGCAGTGGGGATTATAATTGAGAAACTTCAG GGAAAGCTTTTCTCAGATGTGGAGTCCATTCAAACCAGGGCTGAGGCTGTTATGCTTTTGCAGCAGTTGGATTTCCCG GTAGATAACCTGAAAGAACAACTATTTGAGAAGTTGGAGCAGTCCCTTGGAGATTTACAACTTGATTTCGATGAGAAAGCTTCTAATCTAGCCAAATCAGATGAGTTTGGAAAGCAAGAATCACCAGATCAAATTCCTGCTGCTCATGAG CTCTCAACTCGTGAGTATGTGGAGGCTGTCCGTGCTTATCGAGTGATCTTTCCTGATTCAGAACAGCGATTAATTAAAATCTCACATGATCTCGTTACAAG GCACTTTGAAACCATTCAAAAGCGAATAAGGATTCATATTAGCTCAGCAGATTTGTTACACAAGCTAA GGCTTATATGGGAAGATGTGCTTCTGATGGATGAAGTGCTACCTGAAGCACGTGTTGCTGATGTTTGTTTGGAG GCGACCAATCATGCTGTCAAACAGTACATTGCTAGCGCCTTCTCTCATCTCTTGCAAGATATCGCTG ATTCACTGATCAAAGTTCAAAGTGGCCAAAAGGAAGTAATGAAAGAAGATCATCCTTTGCAGGCTGTATTAGAGGCCAGCAAGAAGGCAATGATTCAAGGGAGCATGGGCGTCTTGCTG GAGTTCCGCCAACTCCTAGACGACAACCTGGCACTGTTGGTCAGACTGAAAGATTTGGTTATTGTTTGGGTTCAAGAAGGATTTCAAGACTTCTTCAGAACACTTCATAATCAGTTCCTGATTATATCTGGGAAAACTGATTCAGCTAGTCAACAACTTGCTTTCCCTGACAGTACACAAGGAGACAAAACTGTTGCTGGCCTTGTTCTTGTTTTGTCTCAGCTCTCTGTCTTTATCGAACAAAATGCGATTCCAAGAATAACTGAG GAAATTGCTACTTCATTTTCTGATGGCGGTGCTAGAGGTAGTGATTCTGGACCTGCATTTGTTCCTGCAGAAATATGCAGAATATTTCGGTCAGCTGGTGAAAAGTTTCTGCACCTT TATATAAAAATGAAGACAGAAAGAGTATCTGTTCTCCTCAAAAAGCGGTTTACGACTCCTAACTGGGTCAAG CACAAGGAGCCCAGAGAAGTTCATATGTTTGTTGATTTGTTCTTTCAAGAG CTGGAAGGAGCACTGTCTGAAGTGAAGCAGATTTTACCACAAGGCACTAGCCGTAAACATCGTCGTGCCGATAGCAATGGCAGCACTGCATCTTCACGTAGCAATCCATTGCGTGATGATAGGTTGTTAACTCGGTCAAACACCCAGAAAGCAAGAAGTCAACTCCTTGAGACCCATCTGGCTAAATTATTTAATCAAAAGATGGAGATATTCACCAAAGTTGATTCCACACAG GACTCCGTCTTAACTACAATTGTGAAACTTTGCTTGAAAAGTCTGCAAGAGTTCGTTAGACTGCAGACTTTTAACCGAAGCGGATTTCAGCAGATTCAGTTAGATGTGCAGTTCTTGAGAAATTCAGTGAAGGATAAAGTTGAAGATGAAGCTGCTGTAGACTTTTTGCTGGATGAG GTTATTGTCGCTGCCGCGGAGCGCTGTCTGGATCCAATCCCATTAGAATCCCCTGTTTTAGACAGGCTTGTTCAAGCCAAGTTGGAAAAAACCAAGGAACAATCTTCCCCCAGTTCATAA